From the Desulfuromonas sp. genome, the window GATCCGGCATTGCGCCATGACCTGATCCATCCCGTCCCGACAAATCGACTGCACATCCCCACAGTTTTATCCTGTCAGACCTGATGCAAAATTATGCGGATCGCCACCTGTTTTTTATTGCTTTTCAACGATACGATACAACCATCAAACAAACCTTCTTCCTCCACCACCTCGCTCTAGACCGGCCCACGACGCCTCCACGTCGGGCCGGTCATTTTTTATGGGTTTACAAGAACCGCCGCAGATGTAAAAATCCCCTTCAAATAATTCTGTCATTTCCGCTAAGCAGGAATTCCTGCACAAGGTATTGGCCGCAGAGAACACAGAGGCCGCAGAAATGATTCCGATATATTTTTAAGATGTACTTTCGCTGTGAACACCGTGGTTCACCCTATTAACAATTTAAGGATTCAACATGTCTGAAAAATTTACCGAAGCTGCTACCGAATCGATCAACACCATCCGTATGTTATCCGCCGATGCCGTCGAAAAAGCCAACTCGGGCCACCCCGGGACACCGATGGAAGCTGCCCCGATCGCCTATCTGCTCTACCGCCATCACCTGCGCCACAACCCGGCCAACCCTGAATGGCCTGGCCGCGATCGTTTTATCCTGTCGTGCGGTCATGCTTCGATGCTGCTCTACAGCTCGCTTTTTCTCTCCGGCTACGACCTGACGCTTGACGACCTGAAAAATTTCCGTCAGCTCGGCAGTCCGACCGCCGGCCACCCGGAGTTCGGTCATCTGCCCGGCATCGAAACAACGACCGGCCCACTCGGTCAGGGGATCGCGGTTGCCGCCGGCATGGCGATGGGCGCCCGCTTTCTGCAGAAGAATGTCAGCCAGGAGTTGTTCGACTACCGGACCTACTGCCTCTGTTCCGATGGTGACCTGATGGAAGGGGTTTCCGCTGAAGCGGCTTCGCTGGCCGGCCATCTCCGTCTTGGCAGCCTGATCTGTCTTTATCTCGACAACAAGATTACCATTGAAGGGGATACCAGCCTCGCTTTTACCGAGGAAGTCGCAACCCGTTATCTCAGCTACGGCTGGCAGGTTCAGCATGTCGAGGGCGAAAATCTCGACGATATCAACCGGGCTATCGAAAAGGCAAAACATTCGCCGCGACCGTCACTGATTCTGGCGCGCAGCCATATCGGTTACGGCGCTCCGAACAAACAGGATACCGCAGCCGCGCACGGTGCGCCGCTCGGTCAGGATGAGTTGAAGCTGACCAAGCAGTTCCTCGGCCGGGATCCCGAACAAACGTTTCAGGTTCCCGAGGCTGCAGTTTCGCACATGGGTGAAGTAAAGAGCATCGGCGCAAACCTTGAAGCCGATTGGCAGAAAAAACTGGCAGAAGAGCTGAAAGAGAATACGAAACTCGCTGCCTGGCAGCAGGCTGCAAATGGCGAGCTGCCGGCAGGGTGGGATGATCTGCCGACCTTCGCAGCCGGAGAAAAACTGGCGACCCGCCAGGCGAGCGGTCAGACCCTCAATGCCCTGGCCGACAAGCTGCCACTTCTGCTCGGCGGTTCCGCCGACCTCGGCCCCTCTAATAATACGACCCTGAAAAACGAAACATCCTTCGGCCCCTGTACGAGCGGCCGCAACATTCACTTCGGTGTCCGTGAACACGCCATGGGAGCGGTCATGAATGGCCTGGCCCACACCGACGGCCTGATTCCCTTCGGCGGCACCTTCCTGATCTTCGCCGACTACATGCGGCCGCCGATCCGCCTTGCAGCGATGATGGGCCTGCAAACAGTCTACGTTCTGACCCATGACTCGATCGGCCTCGGCGAAGACGGCCCGACCCATCAGCCGATTGAACAATTGCCGGGCCTGCGCGCCGTTCCAAATCTGACGGTGATCCGCCCCGGCGACGCCAACGAAACGGTTGAAGCCTGGAAGGCAGCGATCGCCAATCAGTCGGGACCGACTGCGCTGATTCTTTCGCGGCAGGGCTGGCCGACCATTGACCGCGAGCAATATCCGCCGGCCGCCGAACTGCACAAGGGCGCTTATGTCCTGAAGCAGGAAAGCTCGAAGCTCGATGCGGTTCTGATTGCCAGCGGCTCGGAAGTTCCTCTCGCCATGACAGCCGCTGCCGAACTCGAAGCTGATGGGCTCGGTGTGCGGGTCGTTTCGATGCCTTCGTGGGAACTGTTCGAATTGCAGAGCCAGGAATACCGTGACGAGGTTCTGCCGCGCGACTGCCCGAACCGGGTTGCCATCGAAGCTGCCAGCATCTTCGGCTGGGAACGCTACATCGGCAGCAAGGGCCTGGTTATCGGCATGTCCGGCTTCGGTGCCAGCGGCCCGGCCGACCAGCTGATGCAGCATTTCGGCTTTACCGTCGAAAACGTCAAGGCCAAGGTTAAATCACTTATCGCCGACTGATCCTTAAAGCTGATGAACAATAAAAGGGGACGACCCGTTAAGGGTGCGTCCCCTTTTTATATATAACCCATAAGCAGGGGGAATCAATTGATGATTTTGACTCACCCCCGTAGCTCTTGAGGTCGCTACCGTCAGCACAATCACAGAACCGTAGCCCAACCGCAACCGCCACGGAGATGTGACGCGTTTGCCTCAAGGCAAACTCCCAAACAGCAAAGTTGAACAGAAATGATTCAGCCCGGACAAAAGCCCCCTGCAAGGGAGCCGTTTTCTGCATACTCTTTTATGGCTCAATAAAAGAGTATGGCGGAGTGCGCGGCCGCAACCGCGCGGTTCTCTTGTATTCAGGGACACTTTCCTGAACTTCGAGAGTGTCACCATCCAACCAATCACGGTCGCCGGTATTGCTCGGCGGTCCTACATGGGCCTCGGCAGAGCAGTGGGAACAGTCAAAAACAAGACAGTTTCATCAACCTTCAGCTGCGATCAGCTCCTCAAGATTGCTGAGCATGCTTTCGACGAAATCATAACCACTCTGCCAGAAGTTGGCATCGCCGAGATCTATACCGAGCGGTTCGAGCAGGGTTTGCGGCCGGTCACTGCCGCCGCTGGCGAGAAGTTCAAGGTATTTCTGCTTGAACGCTTCACCTTCAAGCAGATACTTCTGGTAGAGGGCGAGTACCAGCAGCTCGCCGAACACATAGCTGTAGCAGTAGAAGCGGGCGTGGATAAAATGACTGATGTAAGACCAGCCCCAGCGATACGGTTCGATCATCTCGACATCATCACCAAACAGCTTGGCGTTCTCCTGCCACCAGAGCTGGCAATAATCATCGGCCGATAGCAGCCGCTCGCCCCGCATCCGATGCGCCGCCAACTCAAACCGGGTCAGGACATTCTGGCGGAAGGTGGTTGCGATAATATCCTCGATCTTGCTGCAGAGTAAGGCAATCTTCAGCTGCCGGTCGCTCTCCTTTTCAAGCAGCATCCGGGTCAGCAGCATTTCACCAAAGACCGAGGCGGTCTCGGCCATCGGCAATGGCGCGTGATAGTGGAAGAGATTCTGCCGCCCTGAGAGCGAGTAGTGCACGGCGTGCCCGAGCTCGTGGGCGAGCGTCGAGACATCACGCAGATTGCCGGTAAAGTTGAGCATCACATAGGGTGACCACTCCGGCAGAATCCCCATACAGAAAGCGCCGCCGCTTTTGCCGGGGCGCGGGTAGACATCGGTATAACCGTCATTCATGATCGCGGCGGCCCGATCAGCCAACTCCGGCGAAAACGCTGCAAAGCTCTGCTGTACCAGCTCCTTCGCTTCGTCATATTCGAAGGTTCGCGGATTGGCATTGATCGGCGCATAAAGGTCACTGTTCTTCAGTCGATCGTAGCCGAGCAGCCTTTTTTTCAACCGGAAGTAGCGCTGGGCCAGGCCATAATTCTCCTCCGTAACCTGCATCATCTGCTCGACCATCTGCGGTTCTGTTTCACTGCCGAGATGGGTCGGCGTCATCAGGTCCGGGTAGTTGCGAAGTTCAGCCTCACGACCATGATCGAGCAGAATATTATTAAAGCAGTTGACCAGGACCGTGCTGTTCTCGGCATGTTTATTCAGGAACGTCGAAAACGCCTCTTCCCGTACCGACCGGTCGGTATGATAGAGCAACGACAGCAGCTCTTCACCGG encodes:
- the tkt gene encoding transketolase, encoding MSEKFTEAATESINTIRMLSADAVEKANSGHPGTPMEAAPIAYLLYRHHLRHNPANPEWPGRDRFILSCGHASMLLYSSLFLSGYDLTLDDLKNFRQLGSPTAGHPEFGHLPGIETTTGPLGQGIAVAAGMAMGARFLQKNVSQELFDYRTYCLCSDGDLMEGVSAEAASLAGHLRLGSLICLYLDNKITIEGDTSLAFTEEVATRYLSYGWQVQHVEGENLDDINRAIEKAKHSPRPSLILARSHIGYGAPNKQDTAAAHGAPLGQDELKLTKQFLGRDPEQTFQVPEAAVSHMGEVKSIGANLEADWQKKLAEELKENTKLAAWQQAANGELPAGWDDLPTFAAGEKLATRQASGQTLNALADKLPLLLGGSADLGPSNNTTLKNETSFGPCTSGRNIHFGVREHAMGAVMNGLAHTDGLIPFGGTFLIFADYMRPPIRLAAMMGLQTVYVLTHDSIGLGEDGPTHQPIEQLPGLRAVPNLTVIRPGDANETVEAWKAAIANQSGPTALILSRQGWPTIDREQYPPAAELHKGAYVLKQESSKLDAVLIASGSEVPLAMTAAAELEADGLGVRVVSMPSWELFELQSQEYRDEVLPRDCPNRVAIEAASIFGWERYIGSKGLVIGMSGFGASGPADQLMQHFGFTVENVKAKVKSLIAD
- a CDS encoding oligoendopeptidase F; protein product: MKKDTTDKWDLSPIYSSIDDPKIENDLKKAVADAAAFSRAYKGKIAVGPDVSTLAAALRDYEELQRLALVPYHYAYLLFAGNSEDESHKALLARAREILTAVTEETLFFELELLQLDDETFNRLLADDDVAPYRHYLDNIRANAPYALAEEVEQVIKRKDLSGKEAFVSLFDEATSSFRFRFRMPGEEETREVAGEELLSLLYHTDRSVREEAFSTFLNKHAENSTVLVNCFNNILLDHGREAELRNYPDLMTPTHLGSETEPQMVEQMMQVTEENYGLAQRYFRLKKRLLGYDRLKNSDLYAPINANPRTFEYDEAKELVQQSFAAFSPELADRAAAIMNDGYTDVYPRPGKSGGAFCMGILPEWSPYVMLNFTGNLRDVSTLAHELGHAVHYSLSGRQNLFHYHAPLPMAETASVFGEMLLTRMLLEKESDRQLKIALLCSKIEDIIATTFRQNVLTRFELAAHRMRGERLLSADDYCQLWWQENAKLFGDDVEMIEPYRWGWSYISHFIHARFYCYSYVFGELLVLALYQKYLLEGEAFKQKYLELLASGGSDRPQTLLEPLGIDLGDANFWQSGYDFVESMLSNLEELIAAEG